From a region of the Triticum aestivum cultivar Chinese Spring chromosome 7D, IWGSC CS RefSeq v2.1, whole genome shotgun sequence genome:
- the LOC123169113 gene encoding uncharacterized protein isoform X1, whose amino-acid sequence MVAAAEEKQGVGSIFSCIDKHGDLALKADGEASEPPILHWDDVCLSDSDDDLVDQLNLADLAGLALAHSDDEEEVVTDDEETNCPGKKIPRDKAKLMQRVWVRSDIKQNEEHRELRKTLLDLGHEWSALPPFPMKVFPQATGACVLRGYCHHRIYKTHDTSTTKSTLGYREPNRMLQAFSLRLSSSASYPVSVYGIIAVRDSLEPLRNYVFNRPCRDDAITIDQDSFILPLCSPCRGMYLRQDALLEVDLWVKEEGDGSADKQILSAYAEIESCPAYDEMLYGQIRSGLFSLDIGYISFTRSIEAVIEVFAKVDGPHHVRFGAFSSGFDHEIVLFDDTFFGTKMQFQHVVVVKAEEKLDVCLKFGESLFRWTFQHGHVGPVRIPDDSMSKYGQFDVRVFFAPKNSRPQK is encoded by the exons atggtggcggcagcggaggagaaGCAAGGGGTCGGCTCCATCTTTTCCTGTATCGACAAACATGGTGATCTGGCGCTCAAGGCCGATGGTGAGG CTTCAGAGCCACCTATTCTTCACTGGGACGACGTCTGCCTATCGGACAGCGACGATGATTTAGTTGACCAGCTCAACTTGGCCGACTTGGCCGGCTTGGCCCTGGCGCACTCTGACGACGAGGAGGAAGTGGTGACAGACGACGAGGAGACAAATTGCCCAG GGAAAAAAATTCCCAGGGATAAAGCCAAACTGATGCAGAGGGTGTGGGTAAGGAGTGACATAAAACAGAACGAAGAACACAGAGAGCTGCGTAAGACGCTTCTAGATCTGGGACATGAGTGGTCTGCCCTTCCTCCTTTTCCTATGAAAGTATTCCCTCAGGCAACAGGCGCATGCGTTTTGCGGGGCTACTGTCACCACCGTATATACAAAACCCATGATACTTCCACCA CTAAATCAACTCTTGGATACCGCGAACCAAATCGGATGCTACAGGCATTCTCGCTGCGTTTGTCAAGCTCTGCATCATATCCTGTTAGTGTCTATGGAATAATCGCCGTTCGGGATTCCTTGGAGCCTCTGAGGAATTACGTCTTTAATCGTCCCTGCAGAGATGATGCTATCACCATTGACCAG GATTCCTTTATCCTACCTCTCTGTAGCCCTTGTCGAGGAATGTACTTACGGCAGGATGCATTACTAGAAGTTGATCTGTGGGTAAAGGAGGAAGGGGATGGATCGGCTGACAAACAAATACTTTCTGCATATGCTGAGATTGAGAGCTGCCCAGCTTATGATGAAATGCTATATGGACAGATTCGTAGTGGCCTGTTCAGCTTGGACATAGGCTACATATCATTTACAAGAAGTATCGAGGCCGTAATAGAAGTCTTTGCAAAGGTTGATGGTCCTCATCATGTGAGATTTGGTGCTTTCAGCAGTGGCTTTGATCATGAGATTGTGTTGTTTGATGACACATTCTTTGGGACTAAGATGCAGTTTCAGCATGTAGTCGTGGTGAAAGCAGAGGAAAAATTGGATGTTTGCTTAAAGTTTGGGGAATCACTCTTTCGGTGGACTTTCCAGCATGGACATGTTGGACCTGTTAGGATTCCTGATGACTCGATGTCAAAGTATGGCCAGTTTGATGTGAGGGTGTTCTTTGCTCCTAAGAACTCGCGACCACAGAAATAA
- the LOC123169113 gene encoding uncharacterized protein isoform X2: protein MVAAAEEKQGVGSIFSCIDKHGDLALKADASEPPILHWDDVCLSDSDDDLVDQLNLADLAGLALAHSDDEEEVVTDDEETNCPGKKIPRDKAKLMQRVWVRSDIKQNEEHRELRKTLLDLGHEWSALPPFPMKVFPQATGACVLRGYCHHRIYKTHDTSTTKSTLGYREPNRMLQAFSLRLSSSASYPVSVYGIIAVRDSLEPLRNYVFNRPCRDDAITIDQDSFILPLCSPCRGMYLRQDALLEVDLWVKEEGDGSADKQILSAYAEIESCPAYDEMLYGQIRSGLFSLDIGYISFTRSIEAVIEVFAKVDGPHHVRFGAFSSGFDHEIVLFDDTFFGTKMQFQHVVVVKAEEKLDVCLKFGESLFRWTFQHGHVGPVRIPDDSMSKYGQFDVRVFFAPKNSRPQK, encoded by the exons atggtggcggcagcggaggagaaGCAAGGGGTCGGCTCCATCTTTTCCTGTATCGACAAACATGGTGATCTGGCGCTCAAGGCCGATG CTTCAGAGCCACCTATTCTTCACTGGGACGACGTCTGCCTATCGGACAGCGACGATGATTTAGTTGACCAGCTCAACTTGGCCGACTTGGCCGGCTTGGCCCTGGCGCACTCTGACGACGAGGAGGAAGTGGTGACAGACGACGAGGAGACAAATTGCCCAG GGAAAAAAATTCCCAGGGATAAAGCCAAACTGATGCAGAGGGTGTGGGTAAGGAGTGACATAAAACAGAACGAAGAACACAGAGAGCTGCGTAAGACGCTTCTAGATCTGGGACATGAGTGGTCTGCCCTTCCTCCTTTTCCTATGAAAGTATTCCCTCAGGCAACAGGCGCATGCGTTTTGCGGGGCTACTGTCACCACCGTATATACAAAACCCATGATACTTCCACCA CTAAATCAACTCTTGGATACCGCGAACCAAATCGGATGCTACAGGCATTCTCGCTGCGTTTGTCAAGCTCTGCATCATATCCTGTTAGTGTCTATGGAATAATCGCCGTTCGGGATTCCTTGGAGCCTCTGAGGAATTACGTCTTTAATCGTCCCTGCAGAGATGATGCTATCACCATTGACCAG GATTCCTTTATCCTACCTCTCTGTAGCCCTTGTCGAGGAATGTACTTACGGCAGGATGCATTACTAGAAGTTGATCTGTGGGTAAAGGAGGAAGGGGATGGATCGGCTGACAAACAAATACTTTCTGCATATGCTGAGATTGAGAGCTGCCCAGCTTATGATGAAATGCTATATGGACAGATTCGTAGTGGCCTGTTCAGCTTGGACATAGGCTACATATCATTTACAAGAAGTATCGAGGCCGTAATAGAAGTCTTTGCAAAGGTTGATGGTCCTCATCATGTGAGATTTGGTGCTTTCAGCAGTGGCTTTGATCATGAGATTGTGTTGTTTGATGACACATTCTTTGGGACTAAGATGCAGTTTCAGCATGTAGTCGTGGTGAAAGCAGAGGAAAAATTGGATGTTTGCTTAAAGTTTGGGGAATCACTCTTTCGGTGGACTTTCCAGCATGGACATGTTGGACCTGTTAGGATTCCTGATGACTCGATGTCAAAGTATGGCCAGTTTGATGTGAGGGTGTTCTTTGCTCCTAAGAACTCGCGACCACAGAAATAA
- the LOC123169113 gene encoding uncharacterized protein isoform X3, with protein MVAAAEEKQGVGSIFSCIDKHGDLALKADGEASEPPILHWDDVCLSDSDDDLVDQLNLADLAGLALAHSDDEEEVVTDDEETNCPGKKIPRDKAKLMQRVWVRSDIKQNEEHRELRKTLLDLGHEWSALPPFPMKVFPQATGACVLRGYCHHRIYKTHDTSTTKSTLGYREPNRMLQAFSLRLSSSASYPVSVYGIIAVRDSLEPLRNYVFNRPCRDDAITIDQIRSGLFSLDIGYISFTRSIEAVIEVFAKVDGPHHVRFGAFSSGFDHEIVLFDDTFFGTKMQFQHVVVVKAEEKLDVCLKFGESLFRWTFQHGHVGPVRIPDDSMSKYGQFDVRVFFAPKNSRPQK; from the exons atggtggcggcagcggaggagaaGCAAGGGGTCGGCTCCATCTTTTCCTGTATCGACAAACATGGTGATCTGGCGCTCAAGGCCGATGGTGAGG CTTCAGAGCCACCTATTCTTCACTGGGACGACGTCTGCCTATCGGACAGCGACGATGATTTAGTTGACCAGCTCAACTTGGCCGACTTGGCCGGCTTGGCCCTGGCGCACTCTGACGACGAGGAGGAAGTGGTGACAGACGACGAGGAGACAAATTGCCCAG GGAAAAAAATTCCCAGGGATAAAGCCAAACTGATGCAGAGGGTGTGGGTAAGGAGTGACATAAAACAGAACGAAGAACACAGAGAGCTGCGTAAGACGCTTCTAGATCTGGGACATGAGTGGTCTGCCCTTCCTCCTTTTCCTATGAAAGTATTCCCTCAGGCAACAGGCGCATGCGTTTTGCGGGGCTACTGTCACCACCGTATATACAAAACCCATGATACTTCCACCA CTAAATCAACTCTTGGATACCGCGAACCAAATCGGATGCTACAGGCATTCTCGCTGCGTTTGTCAAGCTCTGCATCATATCCTGTTAGTGTCTATGGAATAATCGCCGTTCGGGATTCCTTGGAGCCTCTGAGGAATTACGTCTTTAATCGTCCCTGCAGAGATGATGCTATCACCATTGACCAG ATTCGTAGTGGCCTGTTCAGCTTGGACATAGGCTACATATCATTTACAAGAAGTATCGAGGCCGTAATAGAAGTCTTTGCAAAGGTTGATGGTCCTCATCATGTGAGATTTGGTGCTTTCAGCAGTGGCTTTGATCATGAGATTGTGTTGTTTGATGACACATTCTTTGGGACTAAGATGCAGTTTCAGCATGTAGTCGTGGTGAAAGCAGAGGAAAAATTGGATGTTTGCTTAAAGTTTGGGGAATCACTCTTTCGGTGGACTTTCCAGCATGGACATGTTGGACCTGTTAGGATTCCTGATGACTCGATGTCAAAGTATGGCCAGTTTGATGTGAGGGTGTTCTTTGCTCCTAAGAACTCGCGACCACAGAAATAA
- the LOC123169113 gene encoding uncharacterized protein isoform X4 produces MQRVWVRSDIKQNEEHRELRKTLLDLGHEWSALPPFPMKVFPQATGACVLRGYCHHRIYKTHDTSTTKSTLGYREPNRMLQAFSLRLSSSASYPVSVYGIIAVRDSLEPLRNYVFNRPCRDDAITIDQDSFILPLCSPCRGMYLRQDALLEVDLWVKEEGDGSADKQILSAYAEIESCPAYDEMLYGQIRSGLFSLDIGYISFTRSIEAVIEVFAKVDGPHHVRFGAFSSGFDHEIVLFDDTFFGTKMQFQHVVVVKAEEKLDVCLKFGESLFRWTFQHGHVGPVRIPDDSMSKYGQFDVRVFFAPKNSRPQK; encoded by the exons ATGCAGAGGGTGTGGGTAAGGAGTGACATAAAACAGAACGAAGAACACAGAGAGCTGCGTAAGACGCTTCTAGATCTGGGACATGAGTGGTCTGCCCTTCCTCCTTTTCCTATGAAAGTATTCCCTCAGGCAACAGGCGCATGCGTTTTGCGGGGCTACTGTCACCACCGTATATACAAAACCCATGATACTTCCACCA CTAAATCAACTCTTGGATACCGCGAACCAAATCGGATGCTACAGGCATTCTCGCTGCGTTTGTCAAGCTCTGCATCATATCCTGTTAGTGTCTATGGAATAATCGCCGTTCGGGATTCCTTGGAGCCTCTGAGGAATTACGTCTTTAATCGTCCCTGCAGAGATGATGCTATCACCATTGACCAG GATTCCTTTATCCTACCTCTCTGTAGCCCTTGTCGAGGAATGTACTTACGGCAGGATGCATTACTAGAAGTTGATCTGTGGGTAAAGGAGGAAGGGGATGGATCGGCTGACAAACAAATACTTTCTGCATATGCTGAGATTGAGAGCTGCCCAGCTTATGATGAAATGCTATATGGACAGATTCGTAGTGGCCTGTTCAGCTTGGACATAGGCTACATATCATTTACAAGAAGTATCGAGGCCGTAATAGAAGTCTTTGCAAAGGTTGATGGTCCTCATCATGTGAGATTTGGTGCTTTCAGCAGTGGCTTTGATCATGAGATTGTGTTGTTTGATGACACATTCTTTGGGACTAAGATGCAGTTTCAGCATGTAGTCGTGGTGAAAGCAGAGGAAAAATTGGATGTTTGCTTAAAGTTTGGGGAATCACTCTTTCGGTGGACTTTCCAGCATGGACATGTTGGACCTGTTAGGATTCCTGATGACTCGATGTCAAAGTATGGCCAGTTTGATGTGAGGGTGTTCTTTGCTCCTAAGAACTCGCGACCACAGAAATAA
- the LOC123169113 gene encoding uncharacterized protein isoform X5 has protein sequence MVAAAEEKQGVGSIFSCIDKHGDLALKADGEASEPPILHWDDVCLSDSDDDLVDQLNLADLAGLALAHSDDEEEVVTDDEETNCPGKKIPRDKAKLMQRVWVRSDIKQNEEHRELRKTLLDLGHEWSALPPFPMKVFPQATGACVLRGYCHHRIYKTHDTSTTKSTLGYREPNRMLQAFSLRLSSSASYPVSVYGIIAVRDSLEPLRNYVFNRPCRDDAITIDQASVSESVACLVLTRVVKR, from the exons atggtggcggcagcggaggagaaGCAAGGGGTCGGCTCCATCTTTTCCTGTATCGACAAACATGGTGATCTGGCGCTCAAGGCCGATGGTGAGG CTTCAGAGCCACCTATTCTTCACTGGGACGACGTCTGCCTATCGGACAGCGACGATGATTTAGTTGACCAGCTCAACTTGGCCGACTTGGCCGGCTTGGCCCTGGCGCACTCTGACGACGAGGAGGAAGTGGTGACAGACGACGAGGAGACAAATTGCCCAG GGAAAAAAATTCCCAGGGATAAAGCCAAACTGATGCAGAGGGTGTGGGTAAGGAGTGACATAAAACAGAACGAAGAACACAGAGAGCTGCGTAAGACGCTTCTAGATCTGGGACATGAGTGGTCTGCCCTTCCTCCTTTTCCTATGAAAGTATTCCCTCAGGCAACAGGCGCATGCGTTTTGCGGGGCTACTGTCACCACCGTATATACAAAACCCATGATACTTCCACCA CTAAATCAACTCTTGGATACCGCGAACCAAATCGGATGCTACAGGCATTCTCGCTGCGTTTGTCAAGCTCTGCATCATATCCTGTTAGTGTCTATGGAATAATCGCCGTTCGGGATTCCTTGGAGCCTCTGAGGAATTACGTCTTTAATCGTCCCTGCAGAGATGATGCTATCACCATTGACCAG GCTAGTGTATCTGAAAGTGTAGCATGTTTAGTTCTAACCAGAGTTGTCAAGAGGTAG